One stretch of Lucilia cuprina isolate Lc7/37 chromosome 6, ASM2204524v1, whole genome shotgun sequence DNA includes these proteins:
- the LOC111687782 gene encoding polycomb protein Pcl, protein MMNNQYNTANITTQHGIQMAQHVTTSPPQAAVLNTFLNAQQQQQQQQQLAAAVAAGAIYGDPRQLQINSNTLDKNFYTTTAAATLGALGTPQRFYTTAGAPAAAAGATNPTAAHHPNTILITNNFAHQQAGAASTLSPEQQRNIRIVTSTSNPLNAANSGNMATTASGFQHAQHVFSLNNNKQLQHLFPQQILHQANFQPASTTELLQQHFATQHFPASAATQQQQQQNLHSAASALQMSQYYVSPENSITGPLNTNPKIITNIPSNSANTGVSNAASSPLVAGNGNNPNTTSTVVLDRINICINNLYTDTSSSSSASNSLASTPAQQPSPIIPAIQHKPIIENGPALPLADVYESNVLVIDEPDSTTTATTPHTPPTTPENTPPSMPNTGNNNNNNNNIISTTSSINSPSTSCNYQKLDKSNAITTTKQSFASAAQNIEKAAQDSTTDTSKISQSNSSVQQPQTTTTTSNTPLTPPTPPSPEMSNQNKEYLNETKQSPSANITAPPPPLFANGEDVFIKRHDDRFYLGTVIDTARNQFLVRFDDKTEVWCEADEMRKLGGSANNNNSTNEEKSVDQPMCVACKRSRPDCQVEICERCGRGYHRKCTSETAPGSDIWLCKRCAKPMKLDDSSKFSSTEEETEVETCLQLHYNIESLTWDAKHRSNEEQIYCYCGKTGKFDNNMLQCWRCLNWYHSHCTQKFKSQLLRGDCFFVFCCSVCNEGDEYLRRLQASWVEIVHLVLYNLSILKKHHKTHHLLKDINPFVLEKRKLLPIPKEWISMPEKEFLDKIKSTLNENSRLFLSGKEIKRDVNSFALRSLEPPEIKKMPIKSIDTFNDDFVFNNLKLKLLSDAPENIGFKFLNSNCRQQIENTPTSKRKLNEDSSSHDVYEFDDTSDDEIPIKRILDKVKRTKLSPHTEAQVARDMEPKTPCSTKKVTTVSSLEKMDVEDDNANDAVPESEAYTLTTPKSKKEQTPKKETKTISPQKSPKSKETTTTLTVAVDNKLKTEKSSRKRKAFTLSKSYNAPRLIDSSSDENSSSSSRGTSLDLIIPPPKNFLGQNNPFRIISPKKNDTSTTFSGKKSVSFGIFNTTALNFSSKLAALKSAGLFPKLSTSNLAKAAGQPRTVRTIKRRLSAKDITIGPNKEVRRRRTRRLSSNIEVISTTTINPIPTNFFPIQAKDLLAAAAASTTTAASLFTNNTPIKTSPTTSSSIDNNKNSISTSLSTSPNIDTGNVENTNVPLPPHGRRLRQRPQKNSPNASRRSSVSSNQSSSSSASAAAAAAVNNQTNQPPSQPSHEDLKQTVNKYFGIVNRIESGEQFSIRAKRQLANGQMQYLIEWGEAPNVTTTATTTAIPSTTNTTQTLTTDDIPLKPTVDDTTNSQLMEVTTTTNTSTEVCKE, encoded by the exons aTGATGAATAACCAATACAATACCGCAAATATTACGACACAACATGGCATACAAATGGCACAGCATGTCACCACCTCACCGCCACAAGCAGCCGTTCTTAATACATTCCTCAAtgctcaacagcaacaacaacagcagcaacaattggCTGCAGCCGTAGCAGCTGGGGCTATTTATGGTGATCCCAGGCAATtgcaaataaattcaaatactttAGATAAAAACTTCTATACTACCACAGCGGCTGCCACATTAGGAGCTTTAGGAACACCACAACGTTTCTATACCACAGCCGGAGCACCGGCAGCAGCTGCAGGAGCCACAAATCCAACGGCTGCGCATCATCCCAACactattttaataacaaacaattttgccCATCAACAAGCAGGAGCAGCATCAACATTAAGCCCTGAGCAACAGCGTAATATAAGAATTGTTACCTCTACCTCCAATCCATTAAATGCTGCAAATAGTGGCAATATGGCAACCACGGCAAGTGGCTTTCAACATGCTCAACATGTTTTCAGTttgaacaataacaaacaattgcAACATTTGTTTCCTCAACAAATATTGCATCAAGCAAACTTTCAACCAGCCTCAACAACGGAACTGTTGCAACAACATTTTGCTACGCAACATTTTCCAGCATCGGCAGcaacacaacaacagcagcaacaaaatctACATTCTGCGGCCTCGGCCCTACAAATGTCACAATACTATGTGTCACCGGAAAACTCCATAACCGGTCCACTAAATACAAAtcccaaaataataacaaatataccCTCGAATAGTGCTAATACTGGTGTAAGCAATGCCGCCTCTTCACCTTTAGTCGCAGGCAATGGCAACAATCCCAACACCACCTCCACAGTTGTATTGGATCGcataaatatttgcattaatAACCTATACACCGATACTTCATCCTCTTCTTCGGCCTCCAATTCATTGGCTTCTACGCCAGCACAACAGCCTTCGCCCATAATACCAGCCATACAACATAAGCCGATTATAGAAAATGGTCCAGCTTTGCCATTGGCGGATGTCTATGAATCAAATGTTTTAGTAATAGATGAACCAGATTCGACTACCACAGCTACTACACCGCATACACCACCCACTACGCCTGAAAATACACCTCCTTCTATGCCAAATACaggaaacaacaataataataacaataatattatctCCACCACTAGTTCCATTAATAGCCCTAGTACATCATGTAATTATCAAAAATTGGATAAATCAAATgccataacaacaacaaaacaaagttttgcTTCGGCCgcacaaaatattgaaaaggcAGCACAAGATTCCACAACAGACACTAGTAAAATTTCACAATCGAATAGTTCAGTACAACAGCCacaaaccacaacaacaacctCCAATACCCCCTTAACACCGCCCACACCTCCCTCTCCCGAAATGAGCAACCAAAATAAGGAATACTTAAATGAAACTAAACAATCTCCTTCAGCTAACATAACAGCTCCTCCTCCACCATTATTTGCTAATGGCGAAgatgtttttataaaacgaCACGATGATCGTTTCTATCTAGGCACTGTTATTGATACCGCACGCAATCAATTCCTAGTGCGTTTTGATGATAAAACCGAAGTTTGGTGTGAGGCCGACGAGATGCGTAAATTGGGTGGCTCTGCTAATAATAATAACTCTACAAACGAGGAAAAGTCTGTGGATCAGCCTATGTGTGTTGCCTGTAAACGTTCTCGTCCCGATTGCCAAGTGGAGATTTGTGAACGTTGTGGTAGAGGTTATCATCGCAAATGTACCTCTGAAACAGCACCGGGCAGTGATATTTGGCTGTGTAAACGTTGTGCTAAACCCATGAAATTAGATGATTCCTCAAAATTCAGTTCTACCGAAGAAGAAACCGAAGTTGAAACTTGTCTGCAATTGCAttacaat attgAATCTCTAACATGGGATGCTAAACATCGTTCAAATGAGGAGCAAATCTATTGTTATTGTGGCAAAACTGGCAAATTCGACAATAACATGCTGCAGTGTTGGCGTTGTTTGAATTGGTACCACAGTCATTGTacacaaaagtttaaaagtcaACTGCTAAGGGGAGATTG CTTTTTTGTATTCTGCTGTTCGGTTTGCAATGAAGGCGATGAGTATTTAAGACGTCTTCAAGCCAGTTGGGTGGAAATAGTGCATTTAGTGTTATACAATCTTTCGATTTTGAAAAAGCATCATAAAACTCATCATTTGCTAAAGGATATAAAtccttttgttttagaaaaaagaaaactattaccCATACCCAAAGAG tgGATCTCAATGCCAGAAAAGGAGTTTTTGGATAAAATCAAATCTACCCTCAATGAAAATTCGCGTCTCTTCTTGAGTGGCAAAGAAATAAAACGAGATGTAAATAGTTTTGCTTTACGTTCCCTGGAGCCACCAGAAATCAAGAAAATGCCCATTAAATCAATAGATACATTTAatgatgattttgtttttaataatttaaaactaaaacttttaagTGATGCTCCTGAGAATATTGGTTTCAAGTTTTTAAACTCGAATTGCcgacaacaaatagaaaatactcCCACatcaaaaagaaaactaaatgaaGACTCTAGTTCACATGATGTTTATGAGTTCGATGATACTTCAGATGATGAAATACCTATTAAACGTATATTGGATAAAGTTAAGAGAACTAAATTATCACCACACACAGAGGCACAAGTAGCACGTGATATGGAACCCAAAACACCCTGTAGCACAAAGAAAGTAACCACGGTTAGTTCGTTGGAAAAGATGGATGTGGAAGATGACAATGCAAATGATGCAGTGCCGGAGTCAGAAGCATATACCTTAACTACGCCAAAATCTAAAAAGGAACAAACtcctaaaaaagaaacaaaaaccatTAGTCCCCAAAAATCACCCAAATCCAAGGAGACAACAACCACATTAACAGTTGCTGttgacaacaaattaaaaacagaaaaaagttcACGCAAACGTAAAGCATTTACTTTATCCAAAAGCTATAACGCACCTCGTTTAATTGATTCCTCGTCTGATGAAAATTCCAGCAGCAGTTCCCGCGGCACTTCATTAGATTTGATAATACCGCCACCTAAAAACTTTCTGGGACAAAATAATCCCTTTAGGATAATATCACCCAAAAAGAATGATACCTCTACAACGTTTAGTGGTAAAAAATCCGTAAGCTTTGGTATATTCAATACTACGGCTTTGAATTTTAGTTCTAAATTAGCTGCCCTCAAGAGTGCAGGTTTGTTTCCCAAATTAAGTACAAGCAATCTGGCCAAGGCTGCCGGTCAGCCGAGGACAGTACGCACTATTAAGCGAAGACTGAGTGCCAAAGATATAACTATCGGCCCAAATAAAGAAGTGCGCAGAAGACGTACCAGAAGACTCTCATCGAACatagaa gTTATAAGTACAACTACCATTAATCCCATTCCTACAAATTTTTTTCCCATACAAGCCAAAGATTTATTAGCAGCTGCAGCAGCTTCAACCACTACAGCCGCCTCTCTATTTACTAACAACACACCAATTAAAACATCGCCAACGACCTCGTCAtcaattgataataataaaaatagcatTAGCACATCTTTATCCACTTCGCCAAATATAGATACAGGCAATGTGGAAAATACAAATGTTCCATTGCCACCACATGGTCGTCGTTTAAGACAAAGACCACAAAAGAATTCACCCAATGCCAGTCGACGTAGTTCAGTTTCCTCTAATCAATCTTCAAGCTCATCGGCTTCAGCCGCTGCTGCAGCAGCAGTTAATAACCAAACCAATCAACCTCCTTCACAGCCATCGCATGAAGATTTAAAGCAAACTGTTAATAAATACTTTGGTATTGTCAATCGTATCGAATCGGGAGAACAATTCTCTATACGTGCCAAACGTCAATTAGCCAATGGACAAATGCAGTATTTAATAGAATGGGGAGAAGCGCCAAAtgttacaacaacagcaacaacaacagcaataccATCCACCACAAACACAACTCAAACTTTAACAACAGATGATATACCATTAAAACCAACTGTTGATGATACAACCAATAGCCAGCTAATGGAAGTCACTACTACAACTAACACTTCCACTGAAGTTTGTAAGGAGTAG
- the LOC111687786 gene encoding repetitive organellar protein, whose product MDIDEFLALEKRRLAEERQRLYEQAVELNSARTSETIPTSTSMLKEYENQQKPNEEITILNKKTKDWINRQNNNNKTNNEDANETASSNRRKKKSPDDMEQWVSDTFYSYFPGFSNEYQKRQNELQKRQRENQENLIKHQLLNSRATRKNKQLNMETSNINSACSHNSSLTSNGAHGSLHAAAKTDMEIINVNNPNYLPSKHSGQTVRPDSARYRMLQDLRHTNLTNLVNGSEDVLEINRKQAELESARKKEYQRELMQQIEEKRRTIKQLRDKEHQQEEVLTRRLQEQLKTMKLEEQLEKERIKAVKVRFDAEQNRLTREHLLAKLENDSQLLVNADLNTLTTKKPSSLSQETNKENISHRQDNNNKVYKYFSNSEKHEYNYRNKSSSLPSEIDLELDQTEIAKIERECFHLSEKICPMCDEPLKELENFCLRCQTKLSFRIKSPSTGKTTTKHFINKNSKSKENECDQNSEPQGTEAERSFFLVCVRCERLYSWCKNCSSKSDVCRACQNTRNLCMSCRKTLCSFCLEEVACGKDTESMHINDKNELAKDKETAAQMSFHIMNDSRDSVRNDNKSCNIPSSSLSHEYSSLNNLDYTNHPPYSMNIEQNSVFHPDKQFSLFNPTEEKNLKSPPENNLSFLNDKEQLLNVTNSDDDKNIEKLRRVTDKRLSRYLKNYGDLAYQTRGTQTTPTSTGRRDIVIQGEHSLSIPLMREMPKMTRIEAVKFKENSKELQDLQRRWDIPAVQKYTISPVSPKVVTQVGAIRKQLQIDRLFSEDADS is encoded by the exons ATGGATATAGACGAATTTTTAGCTTTGGAAAAGCGGCGTTTAGCTGAAGAACGTCAAAGACTATACGAACAAGCTGTGGAACTCAATTCCGCCAGAACTTCCGAAACAATACCAACAAGTACTTCCATGCTAAAGGAATATGAAAATCAACAAAAGccaaatgaagaaataactattttaaataagaaaacaaaagactGGATTAAtagacaaaacaataataataaaacaaataatgaagATGCTAACGAAACTGCAAGTAGTAATAGGCGGAAAAAGAAAAGTCCG gATGATATGGAGCAATGGGTTTCGGatacattttattcatattttcctGGTTTTAGTAATGAATATCAGAAACGTCAAAATGAACTGCAAAAAAGACAACGTGAAAatcaagaaaatttaataaaacatcaG TTATTAAATTCTCgtgcaacaagaaaaaataaacaattgaataTGGAAACTTCCAATATAAATAGTGCCTGTTCTCATAACTCTTCTTTGACCTCAAATGGTGCACATGGTTCTTTACATGCTGCTGCTAAGACTGATATGGaaataattaatgttaataatcCAAATTATTTGCCTTCTAAGCATTCAGGACAAACAGTGAGACCTGATTCTGCACGCTATAGGATGCTGCAGGATTTAAGACATACGAATCTAACCAATTTAGTAAATGGTTCGGAAgatgttttagaaattaatcGTAAACAAGCAGAg CTGGAATCGGCTCGTAAAAAAGAATACCAACGAGAACTTATGCAACAAATAGAAGAAAAACGTCGTACCATTAAACAATTAAGGGATAAAGAACATCAACAGGAAGAGGTATTAACCAg gCGTTTACAAGAACAGCTGAAAACTATGAAATTGGAAGAACAATTAGAAAAGGAAAGAATTAAGGCAGTAAAG GTACGTTTTGATGCTGAACAAAATCGTTTGACAAGAGAACATCTTTTAGCCaaattagaaaatgattctcaaCTACTTGTAAATGCTGATCTTAATACCTTAACCACTAAGAAGCCCTCTAGCTTAAGCCAGGAaactaataaagaaaatatttcccATAGACAGGATAACAATAATAAGGTgtacaaatattttagtaattCCGAGAAACATGAATACAACTATCGCAATAAATCGTCTTCATTGCCCTCAGAAATTGATTTGGAATTAGATCAAacagaaatagcaaaaattgaACGTGAATGTTTTCATTTAAGTGAAAAGATTTGTCCCATGTGTGATGAACCGCTAAAGGAATTGGAAAACTTTTGTCTGCGTTGCCAAACCAAATTATCATTTCGCATAAAGTCCCCCTCTACgggtaaaacaacaacaaaacattttattaacaaaaattccaAATCGAAAGAAAATGAATGTGATCAAAACTCAGAGCCTCAAGGAACTGAAGCAGAACGCAGTTTTTTTCTGGTATGTGTAAGATGTGAACGTTTGTATTCGTGGTGTAAAAACTGTAGCAGTAAAAGTGATGTCTGTAGAGCTTGCCAAAATACTAGAAATCTTTGTATGAGTTGTCGTAAGACATTGTGTTCGTTCTGTTTAGAAGAAGTAGCCTGTGGCAAGGATACCGAAAGTATGCACATTAATGATAAAAAT gaATTAGCTAAAGATAAAGAAACTGCTGCACAAATGTCCTTTCACATTATGAACGATAGCAGAGATTCTGTTAGAAATGATAATAAAAGCTGCAATATTCCCTCTTCCTCCTTGTCACATGAATAttcttctttaaataatttagattATACCAATCATCCACCGTATTCCATGAATATTGAACAAAATTCTGTTTTCCATCcagataaacaattttcattatttaacccTACTGAGGAGAAAAATCTCAAGTCACCTcctgaaaataatttaagttttcttaatgatAAGGAACAATTATTAAATGTAACAAATAGTGATGATgataaaaacatagaaaaactaCGTCGTGTTACCGATAAACGTCTGTCCCGCTATTTAAAGAATTACGGTGATTTGGCCTATCAAACGCGTGGCACCCAAACAACACCCACTAGTACTGGTCGTCGGGATATTGTTATACAGGGTGAACATAGTCTATCCATACCTCTAATGCGTGAAATGCCTAAAATGACTCGCATAGAAGCGgttaaatttaaggaaaattctaaagaattaCAGGATTTACAGAGACGTTGGGAT ATTCCGGCTGTTCAAAAATATACCATATCCCCGGTATCGCCGAAAGTTGTGACACAGGTGGGAGCAATTAGGAAACAATTACAAATAGATAGACTATTTTCGGAAGACGCCGAttcttaa
- the LOC111687790 gene encoding dynein regulatory complex protein 10, which translates to MFNKKIKPQKMQKLKQINSSQENEEISLERQTQINSIIRIMRESLDKLRISLILPQIFENFLTVQQRLRGSQYEMCIEWIKKYIQEKNMVAANNSPPHLNYHLIKIIDFFHENLQLFEYFHDFFNDLTTADKSLIDTFQLLLKITEDRLKKSAISELNKEKRIHEVYHENQSIQKNIKVFQNLLKSQRLNLKWKMAAKDGIIQKYEKDLATCKYENNIKIKQEIVRSSRLIGQIHASSVLKQKELEEELERIKISYEQLLKENLKQEKTARDEKNKLLLQLQALIKKFDQTMGDKIKENMFLQEEYERQKKSFEEFLIEYNREELEYEQIVRAKEEEEKRQHEQKILLFMMNRSARVIQKHWRKFRRAQKKAAKRGKSRGKSKKK; encoded by the exons atgtttaacaaaaaaattaagccacaaaaaatgcaaaagttaaaacaaattaatagcTCACAAGAAAATGAAG AAATCTCCCTAGAAAggcaaacacaaataaatagtATTATTAGAATAATGAGAGAATCACTGGATAAATTGCGTATTTCGCTAATATTACCgcagatttttgaaaattttctaacagTACAACAACGTTTAAGGGGCTCGCAATATGAAATGTGTATAGAATggataaagaaatatatacagGAAAAG aaTATGGTTGCAGCGAACAACTCTCCACCTCATCTTaattatcatttaattaaaattatagatttctttcatgaaaatttacagttatttgaatattttcacgatttttttaatgatttaacaaCAGCTGATAAATCTCTAATAGACACATTTCAACTGCTGCTTAAAATAACCGAAGATCGTTTAAAGAAATCTGCCATATCGGAATTAAATAAAGAGAAACGAATACACGAAGTCTATCATGAAAATCAAAGTATACAAAAGAATATTAAAG TTTTCCAGAATCTTTTGAAAAGTCAGCGTCTTAATTTGAAATGGAAAATGGCGGCCAAGGATGGTATTATacagaaatatgaaaaagatttgGCCACTtgcaaatatgaaaataatataaagattAAACAAGAAAT agTACGCTCTAGTCGCCTTATCGGACAAATCCATGCCTCCAGTGTGCTTAAACAAAAAGAGCTAGAGGAAGAACTTGAGCGTATCAAAATAAGTTATGAAcagttattaaaagaaaatttaaaacaagaaaaaactgcTAGAGACGAAAA AAATAAATTACTACTTCAATTGCAAGCGTTAATAAAAAAGTTCGACCAAACTATGGGCGATAAAATCAAAGAGAACATGTTTCTGCAAGAAGAATACGAACGCCAAAAGAAATCATTTGaggaatttttaattgaatacaATAGAGAAGAGCTGGAATATGAACAGATAGTACGAGCCAAAGAAGAGGAGGAAAAACGACAACATGAACAAAAAATTCTACTCTTTATGATGAATCGTTCGGCGCGTGTTATACAAAAGCATTGGCGTAAGTTTAGGCGCGCTCAGAAAAAGGCCGCCAAAAGGGGAAAAAGTCGTGGAAAgtctaaaaagaaataa